One stretch of Xiphophorus maculatus strain JP 163 A chromosome 19, X_maculatus-5.0-male, whole genome shotgun sequence DNA includes these proteins:
- the LOC111612223 gene encoding uncharacterized protein LOC111612223, protein MADRMQDGEPHNYGLRAAFAVVEDLGSEFHVLRAERLQGAQSAQRAELKAMIEALKLAEGMRSVAVIKCKGHDQSKTRVAAGNAAADEAAKEAAGYLPSLFMVSTEMEQMEQNNLEKIIFHQKGVSPEERSVWKARGAICNEGLWRGPNGKVILPPNMRFQVFQEAHGLGHVGIAQMLKNLEHWWHPFLRDMVKHHVKTCEICGQHNAKPTVRPPVGHFPWTTQPGKEIIIDFTDMITPVRGYRYVLMCVDAYSSWPEAWPAKKEDSKTVIKCLINYYIPTHGFPEKVRSDNGTHFRNQDLQKVEQLLGVKHSFGTVYHPQSQGKVERLNQTVKQKLAKICAHTKLNWVDALPIALMSVRMSVNQSTGFSPYELQTGRMFPGPATRIPGWKGELAHLSHKDFFNELQILAGEFVKYQTTQERPGSPPVPGIDWVRLKVIKRKWSEPRFTGPYRVVERTSHAVRLQGKGDTWFHWSQCTAAEEPQRALRDVQEDLRLQSSDEEHRQALPGGSVAGIPAATTSGS, encoded by the exons ATGGCTGACAGGATGCAGGACGGAGAGCCGCATAACT ATGGATTGAGAGCAGCATTCGCTGTAGTGGAAGACTTGGGCAGCGAGTTTCACGTTTTGAGGGCGGAAAGACTGCAGGGTGCCCAATCGGCACAGAGAGCAGAACTCAAAGCCATGATTGAAGCTCTGAAATTAGCTGAGGGAATGAGG TCTGTTGCAGTGATTAAATGCAAGGGACATGATCAGAGCAAGACCAGAGTGGCAGCAGGAAATGCGGCCGCGGATGAGGCAGCCAAAGAAGCAGCTGGATACCTGCCATCTCTCTTCATGGTGAGTACTGAAATGGAGCAGATGGAACAGAATAAcctggaaaaaattatttttcatcagaAAGGCGTGTCACCTGAGGAACGTTCTGTCTGGAAAGCAAGAGGTGCCATCTGCAATGAGGGACTCTGGCGCGGACCGAATGGTAAAGTAATTCTCCCTCCAAATATGAGATTCCAGGTTTTCCAGGAAGCTCATGGACTCGGACATGTAGGTATCGCACAGATGTTAAAAAATCTGGAGCACTGGTGGCATCCATTTTTGAGAGACATGGTCAAGCATcatgtgaaaacatgtgaaatttgTGGCCAACACAATGCGAAACCAACTGTCAGACCACCAGTGGGACATTTCCCTTGGACTACACAACCGGGTAAGGagattattattgattttacaGACATGATAACACCCGTTAGAGGATACAGGTATGTATTAATGTGTGTTGATGCATATTCGAGCTGGCCGGAGGCGTGGCCAGCTAAAAAAGAGGACAGTAAAACTGTCATAAAGTGTCTGATCAATTATTACATTCCGACCCATGGTTTTCCAGAGAAGGTAAGATCAGACAACGGCACTCATTTCAGGAACCAAGATCTGCAGAAAGTGGAGCAGCTGCTCGGAGTGAAACATTCATTCGGTACAGTATATCATCCTCAATCACAAGGCAAAGTTGAGAGACTGAATCAAACTGTTAAACAAAAATTGGCTAAAATATGTGCACATACTAAATTAAATTGGGTGGATGCTTTGCCTATTGCCTTGATGTCTGTTCGAATGTCTGTTAACCAATCAACAGGATTCTCTCCATATGAGCTTCAGACGGGACGGATGTTTCCAGGACCTGCAACCCGCATTCCAGGATGGAAAGGTGAACTTGCACACTTATCTCATAAAGATTTCTTTAATGAGTTGCAGATCCTGGCAGGGGAATTTGTGAAATATCAGACGACACAGGAACGTCCCGGCTCACCACCCGTTCCGGGAATCGACTGGGTGCGCCTGAAAGTCATCAAAAGGAAATGGTCTGAACCTCGCTTCACCGGACCATACCGAGTCGTGGAGAGAACATCTCATGCTGTCCGTCTGCAAGGGAAAGGAGACACCTGGTTTCATTGGAGTCAGTGCACAGCAGCCGAGGAGCCACAGCGTGCGCTCCGAGACGTACAAGAAGATCTTCGGCTTCAATCTTCGGATGAGGAGCATCGCCAGGCGCTTCCAGGAGGGAGTGTAGCAGGAATTCCTGCCGCGACCACTTCAGGTTCCTGA